In Phyllostomus discolor isolate MPI-MPIP mPhyDis1 chromosome 2, mPhyDis1.pri.v3, whole genome shotgun sequence, the following are encoded in one genomic region:
- the SLITRK3 gene encoding SLIT and NTRK-like protein 3, giving the protein MKPSIAETFHRGRMLWIILLSTIALGWTTPIPLIEDSEEIDEPCFDPCYCEVKESLFHIHCDSKGFTNISQITEFWSRPFKLYLQRNSMRKLYTNSFLHLNNAVSINLGNNALQDIQTGAFNGLKILKRLYLHENKLDVFRNDTFLGLESLEYLQADYNVIKRIESGAFRNLSKLRVLILNDNLIPMLPTNLFKAVSLTHLDLRGNRLKVLFYRGMLDHIGRSLMEIQLEENPWNCTCEIVQLKSWLERIPYTALVGDITCETPFHFHGKDLREIRKTELCPLLSDSEVEASLGIPHLSSNKENAWPTKPSSMLSSVHFTASSVEYKSPNKQPKPTKQPRTPRPPSTSQALYPGPNQPPIAPYQTRPPIPIICPTGCTCNLHINDLGLTVNCKERGFNNISELLPRPLNAKKLYLSSNLIQKIYRSDFWNFSSLDLLHLGNNRISYVQDGAFINLPNLKSLFLNGNDIEKLTPGMFRGLQSLHYLYFEFNVIREIQPAAFSLMPNLKLLFLNNNLLRTLPTDAFAGTSLARLNLRKNYFLYLPVAGVLEHLNAIVQIDLNENPWDCTCDLVPFKQWIETISSVSVVGDVLCRSPENLTHRDVRTIELEVLCPEMLHTAPAGASPAQPGDPHLPGGPTSASPYEFSPPGGPVPLSVLILSLLVLFFSAVFVTAGLFAYVLRRRRKKLPFRSKRQEGVDLTGIQMQCHRLFEDGGGGGGGSGGGGRPNLSSPEKAPPVGHVYEYIPHPVTQMCNNPIYKPREEEEAAVASVQEAGSAERGGAGTQPPGMGEVLLGSEQFAETPKENHSNYRTLLEKEKEWSLAVSTSQLNTIVTVNHHHPHPHHPAVGGVSGVVAGTGGDMAGFRHQEKNGGVVLFPPGGGCGGGSILLDRERPQPAPCSVGFVDCLYGTVPKLKELHVHPPGMQYPDLQQDARLKETLLFSAGKGFTNHQTQKSDYLELRAKLQTKPDYLEVLEKTAYRF; this is encoded by the coding sequence ATGAAACCTTCTATAGCTGAGACATTTCACAGAGGAAGGATGCTGTGGATTATTCTTCTAAGCACAATTGCTCTAGGATGGACTACCCCGATTCCCCTGATAGAGGACTCAGAGGAAATAGATGAGCCCTGTTTTGATCCATGCTACTGTGAAGTGAAAGAAAGCCTCTTTCATATACATTGTGACAGTAAAGGATTTACAAATATTAGTCAGATTACTGAGTTCTGGTCAAGACCTTTTAAACTGTATCTGCAGAGGAATTCAATGAGGAAATTGTACACCAACAGTTTTCTTCACTTGAATAACGCTGTGTCCATTAACCTTGGGAACAATGCATTGCAGGACATTCAAACAGGAGCCTTCAATGGTCTTAAGATTTTAAAGAGGCTGTATCTACATGAGAACAAACTAGATGTCTTCAGAAATGACACCTTTCTTGGCTTGGAAAGTCTCGAATATCTGCAAGCAGATTACAATGTCATTAAACGCATTGAGAGTGGAGCATTTCGGAACCTAAGTAAATTGAGGGTTTTGATTTTGAATGATAATCTCATCCCCATGCTTCCAACCAACTTATTTAAGGCTGTCTCCTTAACACATTTGGACCTACGTGGAAACAGGTTAAAGGTTCTCTTTTATCGAGGAATGCTGGACCACATTGGAAGAAGCCTGATGGAGATCCAGCTGGAAGAAAATCCCTGGAACTGTACATGTGAGATTGTGCAACTAAAGAGTTGGCTGGAGCGCATTCCTTACACTGCCCTGGTGGGAGACATCACCTGTGAGACCCCTTTCCACTTTCATGGGAAGGACTTGAGAGAAATCAGGAAGACAGAACTCTGCCCTCTGTTGTCCGACTCTGAGGTGGAGGCTAGTTTGGGGATTCCCCACTTGTCATCCAACAAGGAGAATGCATGGCCAACTAAGCCTTCCTCCATGTTGTCCTCTGTCCATTTTACTGCTTCTTCTGTTGAATACAAGTCTCCAAATAAACAACCCAAGCCCACCAAACAGCCCCGAACACCAAGGCCACCATCCACATCTCAAGCTCTATATCCTGGTCCAAACCAACCTCCCATCGCTCCTTACCAGACCAGACCACCCATTCCCATTATATGCCCTACTGGGTGTACCTGTAATTTGCACATCAATGACCTTGGCTTGACTGTCAACTGCAAAGAGCGAGGATTTAATAATATTTCTGAACTTCTTCCAAGGCCACTGAATGCCAAGAAACTGTACCTGAGTAGCAATCTGATTCAGAAAATATACCGTTCTgatttttggaatttttcttcATTGGATCTCTTGCATCTTGGGAACAATCGTATTTCCTATGTCCAAGATGGGGCCTTTATCAACCTGCCCAACCTAAAGAGCCTCTTTCTCAATGGCAATGATATTGAGAAACTGACACCAGGCATGTTCCGAGGCCTACAGAGTTTGCACTATTTATACTTCGAGTTCAATGTCATCCGGGAGATCCAGCCTGCAGCCTTCAGCCTCATGCCCAACTTGAAGCTGCTATTCCTCAACAACAACTTGCTGAGGACTCTACCAACGGATGCCTTTGCAGGCACATCCCTGGCTCGGCTCAACTTGAGGAAAAACTACTTCCTTTACCTTCCTGTGGCTGGTGTTCTAGAACACCTGAATGCTATTGTCCAGATAGACCTCAATGAGAATCCTTGGGACTGTACCTGTGACCTGGTCCCCTTCAAACAGTGGATTGAAACCATCAGCTCAGTCAGTGTAGTAGGTGATGTACTTTGCAGGAGCCCTGAGAACCTCACTCACCGGGATGTGCGCACAATTGAACTGGAAGTTCTCTGCCCAGAGATGCTGCACACTGCGCCAGCTGGAGCATCACCAGCCCAGCCTGGAGATCCTCACCTTCCTGGGGGGCCGACCAGTGCATCACCTTATGAGTTCTCTCCTCCCGGGGGTCCTGTGCCGCTTTCTGTGTTGATTCTCAGcctactggttctgtttttctcagcAGTCTTTGTTACTGCAGGCCTTTTTGCCTATGTGCTCCGACGGCGCCGGAAGAAGCTGCCCTTCAGAAGCAAGCGACAGGAAGGTGTGGACCTTACTGGAATCCAGATGCAATGCCACCGGCTTTTTGAGGatggtggaggaggtggaggtggaagtgGAGGTGGTGGTCGACCCAATCTTTCTTCCCCAGAAAAGGCCCCTCCTGTGGGTCACGTATATGAGTACATCCCACACCCAGTTACCCAGATGTGCAACAACCCCATTTACAAGCCTCGCGAGGAGGAGGAAGCGGCTGTCGCATCAGTCCAGGAGGCAGGGAGTGCAGAGCGCGGAGGTGCTGGGACACAACCGCCAGGAATGGGGGAGGTCCTCCTAGGAAGTGAGCAGTTTGCTGAAACACCCAAGGAGAATCACAGCAACTACCGGACCttgctggaaaaagaaaaggagtggTCCCTGGCAGTATCCACTTCCCAGCTCAACACCATAGTGACGGTGAATCATCATCACCCTCATCCTCACCATCCAGCAGTTGGTGGGGTTTCAGGGGTAGTTGCAGGAACTGGGGGAGACATGGCTGGGTTCCGCCACCAGGAGAAGAATGGTGGGGTGGTGCTGTTTCCTCCTGGGGGAGGCTGTGGTGGTGGCAGCATATTACTAGACCGAGAGAGGCCACAGCCAGCCCCCTGCTCAGTGGGGTTCGTGGACTGTCTCTATGGCACAGTGCCCAAATTAAAGGAACTGCACGTCCACCCTCCTGGCATGCAATACCCAGACTTACAGCAGGATGCCAGGCTTAAAGAAACCCTTCTCTTCTCGGCTGGAAAGGGCTTCACAAACCACCAAACCCAAAAAAGTGATTACCTCGAGTTAAGGGCCAAACTTCAAACCAAGCCGGATTACCTCGAAGTCCTGGAGAAGACAGCATATAGGTTCTGA